In Paraburkholderia terrae, the DNA window GGCAAAGGGCAGGTCGAGATCGCGCGCCAGGTATTCAACGAACTCGGGCTGGACCTCGGCATGCTCGTCGGCGTCGCAAAGGGAGAAGGACGTAAGGTTGGCCTCGAGACGCTCGTATTCGCGGATGGCCGCTCGTCGCTCGAACTCGGCAAGGAAAGCGCGGCGCTGATGCTGGTCGCGCAGATCCGCGACGAGGCGCACCGTTTCGCGATCACGGGCATGCGCGCGAAGCGCGGCAAGACGCGGCAGACGTCGCGGCTCGAGGAACTGGAAGGCGTCGGCGCGAAGCGGCGTCAGCGGCTGCTGGCGCGCTTTGGCGGCTTGCGCGGCGTGGTGGCGGCGAGTATCGACGATCTCGCTAGCGTCGAGGGCATTTCACGCGCGCTTGCCGAGCAGATTTATCGTCAGTTGCATTAAACGTGTCAGCATCTACGTATGCCGCCGCGCCATGCGCCCGGGCCTTGCTTGTGGCTCGCCCGGTGAAGCGGCACAATTGCATCTCTTATCTCAGAACGTAGCGCCTGCCCATGCCGTTTAATTTCCCGATCTTCCTGACGTGGCTGCGGATTGTGTTGATTCCGCTCGTCGTGGGCGTGTTCTATTTGCCGGACATGATGCTGAGTCCGGCGCACCGCAATCTGGCCGCCGCGACGATTTTCATCCTCGCCGCGCTGACCGACTGGTTCGACGGTTTTCTCGCGCGTAAGTGGAACCAGACGTCCGCGTTCGGCGCATTCCTCGATCCCGTCGCCGACAAGCTGATGGTGACAGCCGCCTTGCTCGTGCTCGTACAGTTGTCGCGTCTCGATTCGGCGATCGCGCTTGTGATCGTCGGTCGCGAAATTGCGATTTCGGCACTGCGCGAATGGATGGCGCAGATCGGCGCGTCGAAGAGCGTCGCGGTGAACTCGCTCGGCAAGTTCAAGACGGCCTGCCAGATGACCGCGATCCCGATGCTGCTGTTCTATGGTCCGTTATCGCTCGGCGTGTTCTCGATCGACACGCGCGTGTGGGGTTTGTGGCTCATCTATCTCGCCGCGTTCCTCACGATCTGGTCGATGCTGTACTACATGAAGCTTGCGTGGCCGCAGATCCGCGAGCGCGGTGGTATGGCGTGACGTAGCGGTTGATGTCGCGGCGTCAGCGCGATGTGTCAGTAGAATTTTCAATCTCTCGTACAAAAAGAGTTGACACGATTCGGCGGCTTCTACATAATCTCGTTTCTCCGGTGAACGCGCTGCTAATAAACAGCGCGAAACACTAGGAAGCAGTAGAAGCAAAACGCGGGAGTAGCTCAGTTGGTAGAGCGCAACCTTGCCAAGGTTGAGGTCGCGAGTTCGAGACTCGTCTCCCGCTCCAGATTTCGAAGCAGCGTTTTGCAGCAAGCAGTCAGCAGGGCGTTGTAAAGCAGTAAAGCGCAGGTTCATGCGGGAGTAGCTCAGTTGGTAGAGCGCAACCTTGCCAAGGTTGAGGTCGCGAGTTCGAGACTCGTCTCCCGCTCCACACATAGGGGGAAGCCAAGCTTCCCTTTTTGTTTGATGCTTCGGTAGAAGCGTCGAGCGCAGATGGCCCTGATGTCGTGTTTTTCAGGCCATCGCACACAATCTGCGAGCCGTTGCAACTGCAACAAAGTACGGTTCGGTAGTCCGCTTTTGGCGCGATAGCAAAGCGGTTATGCAGCGGCCTGCAAAGCCGTTTAGACCGGTTCGACTCCGGTTCGCGCCTCCAGAAGCAAAGAAAAGCCCCGAGATTTCGGGGCTTTTCTTTTTTCAGCGCGTGGTTTCGCGCCCGAGCAACGTCACGACTGGACGGCAACGTATGCAAAGCAAAGAGACTTCTTCTAT includes these proteins:
- the pgsA gene encoding CDP-diacylglycerol--glycerol-3-phosphate 3-phosphatidyltransferase; the protein is MPFNFPIFLTWLRIVLIPLVVGVFYLPDMMLSPAHRNLAAATIFILAALTDWFDGFLARKWNQTSAFGAFLDPVADKLMVTAALLVLVQLSRLDSAIALVIVGREIAISALREWMAQIGASKSVAVNSLGKFKTACQMTAIPMLLFYGPLSLGVFSIDTRVWGLWLIYLAAFLTIWSMLYYMKLAWPQIRERGGMA